The following coding sequences are from one uncultured Cohaesibacter sp. window:
- a CDS encoding DUF3329 domain-containing protein — protein MFDTSHPMFKPLWVRLMICIVTLAWGGFEFFMGSVTWAVIFAVTGLICVYLLLLEYEPPVEEKADGEEAS, from the coding sequence TTGTTTGATACCTCACACCCCATGTTCAAACCCTTGTGGGTTCGGCTCATGATCTGCATCGTCACCCTTGCTTGGGGTGGCTTCGAGTTTTTCATGGGCAGTGTAACCTGGGCCGTTATTTTTGCTGTCACCGGACTTATCTGCGTTTACCTCCTGTTGCTTGAGTATGAGCCGCCCGTAGAAGAGAAAGCCGATGGTGAGGAAGCCTCATGA
- a CDS encoding imelysin family protein, producing MKTNQLIGYSVACLLGCGAVSNAADAVSKKDVLETYANIAQAKYVDSLSAAQKLQKAVDALIAAPSPETLTAARAAWLASRVPYQQTEVYRFGNAIVDDWEGKVNAWPLDEGLIDYVDASYGGPTDENEYAALNVIANPSFTLSGKEIDASDITPELLAETLHEADGIEANVATGYHAIEFLLWGQDLNGTDHGAGERTWTDYAKGEACTNDNCDRRAAYLKAATDLLVSDLDWMAKQWEVSGEARATLMADENAGIVTIVTGMGSLSYGEQAGERMRLGLMLNDPEEEHDCFSDNTHNSHYYDGLGIRNAYVGEYVRIDGSLVSGPSLSDLVASTDKDLDAELTGKLDTTMLKLGAIKSAAEAGFSYDQMLARGNKGGEALIMGGVNALVDQTKSIERVVAALKLNDIEFEGSDSLDNPNAVFE from the coding sequence ATGAAAACAAATCAATTGATTGGCTATTCCGTCGCCTGTCTTCTGGGCTGTGGCGCGGTCTCGAATGCCGCCGATGCTGTAAGCAAAAAAGATGTTTTGGAAACCTATGCCAATATTGCTCAAGCAAAATACGTCGATAGCCTGAGCGCGGCTCAGAAGCTGCAAAAGGCGGTAGATGCACTGATTGCAGCCCCTTCGCCAGAAACGCTGACCGCAGCGCGTGCCGCTTGGCTTGCTTCCCGTGTGCCTTATCAGCAGACGGAAGTGTATCGCTTTGGCAATGCCATTGTGGACGACTGGGAAGGCAAGGTGAATGCATGGCCGCTTGATGAAGGCCTGATCGATTATGTTGATGCCTCCTATGGCGGCCCGACCGATGAGAACGAATATGCTGCGCTCAATGTGATTGCCAATCCGTCGTTCACTTTGTCAGGCAAGGAAATCGATGCAAGCGATATCACGCCTGAGCTGTTGGCTGAAACCCTGCATGAAGCCGATGGCATCGAAGCGAACGTGGCAACCGGCTATCACGCGATCGAGTTTTTGCTGTGGGGTCAGGATCTGAACGGCACGGACCACGGTGCAGGCGAACGCACATGGACGGATTATGCCAAGGGCGAGGCATGCACCAACGACAACTGCGACCGCCGTGCGGCCTATTTGAAAGCGGCGACCGATCTACTGGTCTCGGATCTCGATTGGATGGCGAAACAGTGGGAAGTAAGCGGCGAAGCACGCGCAACCCTCATGGCCGATGAGAATGCTGGTATTGTCACCATCGTAACCGGTATGGGCTCACTCTCCTATGGTGAACAGGCCGGCGAGCGCATGCGCCTTGGCTTGATGTTGAACGATCCGGAAGAAGAGCATGATTGCTTCTCCGACAACACCCACAATAGCCACTATTATGACGGTTTGGGCATTCGCAATGCCTATGTTGGCGAATATGTGCGCATCGATGGCTCTTTGGTTTCTGGCCCGTCCTTGTCTGATCTGGTTGCTTCTACGGATAAGGATCTTGATGCCGAACTGACCGGCAAGCTTGACACCACAATGCTCAAGCTGGGTGCCATCAAATCAGCAGCAGAAGCAGGTTTCAGCTATGATCAGATGTTGGCACGAGGCAACAAAGGTGGAGAAGCCTTGATCATGGGCGGCGTGAACGCTCTGGTCGATCAAACCAAATCCATCGAACGTGTCGTCGCGGCGTTGAAGCTGAACGATATCGAATTTGAAGGGTCTGACAGCCTCGACAATCCGAACGCTGTCTTTGAATAG
- a CDS encoding VIT1/CCC1 transporter family protein, with protein MTIDWSQHRRDVHNLGQIQDFLKQLVYGGNDGIVTTFAIVAGFAGAQAEGVAQIGAIAVIVFGFANLFADAVSMGLGEFLSTRSQQDLYLKQRRFVLEELTNHPQQEYDELIQMMTERGLQKDSAVIIANEVMKSPELVADLMMNYELEMHDMRQVSPIIDGLVTFLSFVSFGVVPLVPYLLFAPTETTFFLSVLTTLMALVGLGLLRWYSTREKIVRCVGETILVGGACALVAFAVGAIIG; from the coding sequence ATGACGATTGACTGGAGTCAACACCGCAGAGATGTTCATAATCTTGGGCAGATACAAGACTTTCTCAAACAGTTGGTCTATGGCGGAAACGACGGTATCGTGACGACATTTGCCATTGTCGCAGGCTTTGCCGGAGCGCAAGCTGAAGGCGTTGCCCAAATCGGTGCTATTGCGGTGATCGTTTTCGGCTTTGCAAACCTGTTTGCCGATGCCGTTTCGATGGGGCTGGGTGAGTTTCTGTCAACACGGTCTCAGCAGGACCTCTATCTCAAACAACGCAGATTCGTCCTAGAGGAGCTCACCAACCATCCCCAACAGGAATATGACGAACTCATACAGATGATGACCGAACGCGGCTTGCAAAAGGACTCTGCGGTAATCATCGCCAATGAAGTCATGAAAAGCCCCGAGCTGGTCGCTGATCTGATGATGAATTACGAGTTGGAAATGCATGACATGAGGCAGGTGTCCCCCATCATCGATGGTCTGGTTACCTTTCTGTCCTTCGTCTCTTTTGGAGTTGTGCCGCTTGTGCCCTATCTCTTGTTTGCCCCAACGGAGACCACCTTTTTCCTCTCGGTATTAACAACCCTTATGGCTCTGGTCGGGCTAGGGCTGCTCAGATGGTATTCTACGCGCGAAAAGATCGTACGCTGTGTGGGAGAAACCATATTGGTGGGCGGCGCATGCGCTCTGGTTGCTTTTGCTGTCGGCGCGATCATCGGCTAA